TGGAAATTGGCACCAATTCTAAAGGGGAAGAGATATAAAATAATAAGGTTGCTCATTTTCAAAGCAGTTCCCCCAGCAACTGTCCTCACCTCTAGTCTCACATCTTTTCCTTGAGTGGAAGCAGTCAACATCCAGGGCAGTGATGAAAACACATTGAGTGGGGGCCCGACTCAAATCTTAAGGGAGAATTTTACCATCAGGGAGAAGTATTAGGAATATGTCCTACCATGTCAATGAGATATTTGTGTAGAACAAGAATCCGGCAATATTTTTAAAGGGTGGCACTTGAAACCTCAACTGCAACATAGAGCAGATAAGCAGGGAATATTTACATAGTGACCAAGTAGTGAATTTTCATTATTAACTAATGAACTTCATTGATGCAGGTTATGTGCTTGTGTCTCAATCCCGATAAAAGAGTTTGCTAGGGTGTGTCAGAGATATGGACATGGCCTTTTTCAAAGTGATTGTTCTGGAAAGAGATTTCCACACCTTCAAGTTAACTGACTATAAAGGGTAGAAGTTGCACCAGGCAGCCTCACTTGCTCCAGCACCTTCTTCCCTTCAGGCAAAATGAAAATCCTTGTGAGTATGTGTTTATGCTTCTTTATTCTCTTGCAATGTCTGCTTGCAGAGAATGTTCATATCCAATATGCCTTCGGTTCCAGAGGTCTTTGGCAAACTGTTCATGTGCTAGGTTTCTGTGATTCAATTAAATATGGTCTTTGGAAGGAAAAGTGTTGAATATTAAGTcagatatttatttgtttactgtctattttttgagatgtttattaaaatatacaaggaaATGATTCTGGAAATATCTAGAGAGTTTGAATTTAGAGGATTTTTAATAATGATTCGTTATTATGAGCTTTGAAGGGAATGTAGGCATTTTAGGACAGCAGCATTTACCATCTAAAAGAGAAGTGGTAATTTAAAACTAATAAtatcaacaataataataataaaatagcaaatgcCATTTCCCATATCAGGCCCTGTGCTATACATTTCACATGAAAGAGATCATCTTTTCACCTCAACAGCCCTAAGAGCTGAGTAGGAACCCCATTCGGCACAGGAGACTCAGGCCCAGAGTAATGTGATTTTCCCAAGCCAGTAGATGTGGGATATAGGCCTAAAATTTAGCCATCTTAGGCCCCACTTACAGGACCGATCATGGCAAAGCATTCCTAccctgccctcccttcctcctcctccagctgacCGTCTGCATAGTTCCACATGGCAGTGCTCCAGGAGCAGTGGGCTATGTTCTGATCCTGAATGGAACTCCTTCCCCCCCCATCTCTATCCCTTATTCTCCTGTAGCTGCAGAGGGAGAAGGCACTACAATAAGTACCTCCCCATCAGGCATCAGCTTGAAGACTTCCCTCTCCCAGGGGTCTCTTGATTTCCCAAGTGGAGACCCAACCTTGAAACACAAACCAGTAACTGTGCTGAATGAGTCACAGAATTAGGTGGGTGGTTACTTGGGGGCAGGGGACACTTCCTGTGCTCTAATTGTATCACTAAGGTGGTTAGCACCGCCCCCCCCAACATGTTCAAAGGCTGTATTAAACCCATTAAATAGAATACACAGGTGTGTCAGAGGGACTAGATCTGGCCTAGAGTCAGAGAAGATGCGTCCCTATGTCCCTGTGCAAATAGGCATGTTGTGCATCTGCATGCAGGCCTCTGTTAGACACTCCACACCTGCTCACCAGGAGAGAAACGTTGTGGGCAAGGTGCAAGGGAGGAAGAAGAGTCCCACTGCCACTTCTGGAAAACATCCGCCTCCCTGCAGAGGCCTGCACCCGCTGTTTTCAGTGCTACTGTAGTATGCTGGGATGTTCAAAAGAGGAAGCACGAAACCTGGACCGGCATGTTGGACAGGACTGTGTAACTGCAGCCAGCTGTCAGCGCTGCCTCAGTGTCAGCCTCATGCCTTCACTAAGGAGAATATGGGGGTTCCTTGATGCCAGTCTCAAAAGCTAATCATCCTACTTTCATAATTTCCATTGGGAACCCATTGTTTCTCTACCACCCGTGAGTCcattttaaatctgttttacaCTCTCAGTCTCatggaattaattttctttttttaaaccagagGACACAACTTGGCCCCTGTAATCCAAACCCGGTGTGAATCACGCTAGGGGTTTCCCATAGTCAAATGAATCCTTCCTCACTGCTCAGCAGCCCCAAGTTTTCCCTGGCACCAGAACACATGCTCTTTAGAAGGTAATGAGGTTGGGAAGGTTTGGGAACTGGGTAACAGATGTAGAACCCTGTGCCTGACAAATAGCGTAAACTCAGTAAATGCCTGGTGAATGAATGGCTGTGTTTCACATCCTGGAAACTAAGTGTCGACCATCCATGACTACTCGTCAGTGTCTCTCGGTGTTTATCTGAGATATTTGTGCTTGTCCTGTCTAGTGTCCCCTTGTGTCCCCATCCTCAGTGACCACCCTATAGAGAGTGGATGTGACTGGTCTGTTTTTCAGGTGGCATTTCTGGTGGTGGTGGCCATTTCTGGGATACAATCTCATGGATATGAGGTGAGCTGGTTCACTACAGACTTCATATCTTGGAGAGGATATGAAGATATattgggagaggaagaggaagacacAAGACAATTTGAAGTGGCGTAGAGAATCCACATGCCCTATTTGGGATGGAATCCTAGAAATaacccaacaacaaaaaaaatgaggttgcttatttcttttcaactgcaataacttaaaaaatgtaacCCATCACACTTTAGATGCAGTCAATCTAATTTTTCCTGTGATGTCATTACTTCTCGCACATGTCAGATAGTAAACTATGGGCAAGAGTTTTACTCTCTTATTTTAGCATAGGCTTTTTGTTTGGCATGCCAGTGGAGAGGTTTCAGGCTTCAAACCCTTGTTCATAGTAAGTTGAGGGCTTTATTTTGCTGGGAGGGTTGCCTTTCAAATGCCTATGATTTATGGAAAAACAATTATGTCTTTGTCATCAATCTAGGTTTTTAACATCATCAGCCCAGTCAAGAAAGGTGCCAGTCTTCAGGAGACAATGACAattgataatgaaaaaaataccgCCATCATTAACATTCATTCAGGATCATGCTCCTCCACCACAATTTTTGACTATAAACATGTAAGTAGCAGGATAGCTTAAAGATTTTTCAAGACTGGGTTTCTAATGGGTGGAGGGTCAGCCATTTGTTATGCATTTGAATTCCAAGATCTTTCCTTGCAATTCTTTCAGAAtgtctttccttctgcttttctctttcaataATCAATGAAAACACAAGCATAGAAAATCATTTCTAGGGAAAAAGTGTGATGGGaaatacacaaacacatgctTGACCTTTCCAGTTGGAAATTGGAAGTAGGCAAATACTGTTTCACCACAGGCTCAGAGAGGACCTGAAAAAGGGACCAAAGTCCAAACAACACCTGGCACATAGACTCTCCCAACTATgtgtcaaatgaataaataaatgaattagggCTTCAATACAAAAATTACGCAGAAAACAAATCATGAAACAAACAATCACAAAATAGCAGGAGTGCAGAACAACTATACACATTGGACTATGTAAATAGCATATGCAATAAATCATACTTCTGTAAGAACCAACATACTTTAACTAAAAACACCAAACTATTTCCAAGTTTCATTTACTGGTATTAACAAGATGTCTCAGAAACCTGCTCAGAAAACTTAGTTCTGTCCTTTGTCCCTTTATTAATCTGTTTGCTTTCCATTTATTCTCCTTGATTACAAGTCTGCTTTTACCTGGGCAGAGCCATGCACTGTGGATATGAACAGATTGTAGGCCATCTCACCGGGCATTGGaacatgctttatttttcctttccttaaagaAACCTCCTTACATGCCCCTTCCTGATTGGTATTGGGCATTCATGACACCTTTCAAAGCACAGAGCTTTGGAATATACAGTTTAAAAGAAGTTGCACTgacattgcttttttttaaagcagatgtCAGGGAAATCCcacaaatgtctttaaaaaaatagagcgGTTAGGACTTGGTTTAAGCCTCTTCCGTTATCCTCAAGGTTTGCCTCAgtctatttttgaattttaggAACTGGCAACTTGTGAGATCTGAGTAACAGGAACTAGAAGGGTCTATACTGTATCCAAACTTATAGGCTGTATAATTATTTGGAACTCTGTAGAGAGTTCTGCTCTTTATGAATATTACATGACCTTTGTTTCCTTCTGGCTGCAAGGTCCTCACCCTCCAGTGCTCTTCCAATTCCAGTTTCCCCGGCTCATCCACATCCAGCCAGCTTGAGCCTGGGACAGAGAAAGGATGGAGAGAGGATAGAAGGAGGAGCAAATAGATGgaacatgcgtgtgtgtgtgtcgggaGGTGTGGAGGTGGTGAGGGTGGGTGTGGGCATGTTAAGGAGAGTCTCCAAAGCTGTACAGTCCAGTAGAACTTCCTGCAATGGGGGAAATGCATGTTCTAGATCTACATTTCTCAATACGGAGGTGACTTGCCACTTGTGaatattgagcacttgaaatgtgtgGCAGATAGAGGaagtacttttaaattttattttgtttgcttttatatgTAAGTAGCCACAGGTGGCTAGTAACTAACACATCCACAGTGCATTTGGAAAGTGCAGTTCTAAAGAATATTTTTTGTACTCTAAACTGAGGAAGAGGCagaacaaatcaatagaaagagccAGAGTGGCTTCTTCGCCACCTTTCAAACTCCAAGCTACAGATCCTGGTCCCAAAACATTAAAAGTGGGGTACAAATCACGGGCCTGCATAATTTCAGAGATGGAAATGACAAGTGAAAAAGTAAACACACTCTGTAAAAGAAGGCGGTGGGTGGACTGGCCTGCAGAGCGGAAGGCAGTCACGTGCACTCCCCATGCCTGCCCCGGCTCACCTCACCGGGCTCAGAACCCAGGGAGCTGGGAGGGACAGTCACTGTGCTCTTGCCGCCTCAGGGCTACATCGCATCCAGGGTGCTGTCCCGAGGAGCCTGCTTCGTCCTGAAGATGGACCATAAAGCCATCCCTGCTCTGGGCCAACTCCAGCGGTACATCTATGAGAAGCAGGTCATTCTCGGGGACCCTTAAATATTGCCTGTTCTTGAACCAGGGAATACTGGTGGTGCCTATAGTGAAATGAAGAGGGTAAGGGAAGAGACCTAATATTATACTTTACTGGAGATATGGTGCTCTCCACTTTATAAAGTGTTCTCAGGTTTACTGTTTTTGAGGGCAGGAGTGTATCTCTTAGCTTGATTTCCACTATATGGTCTCCAATGCAAGAACTTATAATAAATTCCACTGTCTTTGTAGAAAGGACTGAACAGCCTCTCTACTCAGAGCAGGGCTCTACCAAATAATAATTGACAGAAAAATGAGTGAACTTATAATATCCAATGACACAAAGGTGcaaagaaataatacattatataGAGAATAAACAAACACAGCATGAGATTAGGAACCTGGGGTTTAATCCTCCCTCTTTACCtttctgtctgtgcctccttTGGCATGAGATTCACCCTCTTTGGGTTTCATTGTCACCAGCAGCGAAACAATATTGGTAATAATGAGGTTTCTCTGTGGACCAAGTGGTCAGAAAGAGATGATGTCTTGAGATTCCTGACCTGTTCCTGTTTAATaatctgaaagaggaaaaagcCAGCATTTAGAATGTTACTCCAGATTATGTGACTTCTTTTACCTTATCGCATTCTATTTTACTAATCCAGGCTCTGAAAAAAATGTTCTCTGACAAATACGTCTGGGCCAAGTACAACCC
This genomic interval from Manis javanica isolate MJ-LG chromosome 1, MJ_LKY, whole genome shotgun sequence contains the following:
- the GKN2 gene encoding gastrokine-2 isoform X2 — protein: MKILVAFLVVVAISGIQSHGYEVFNIISPVKKGASLQETMTIDNEKNTAIINIHSGSCSSTTIFDYKHGYIASRVLSRGACFVLKMDHKAIPALGQLQRYIYEKQALKKMFSDKYVWAKYNPLASLVTEVNWFLFGSPIRELCNNVPLYKGEVVEKTRIIGVSGCAKTGLLGVFGISVCADIQV